The following proteins are encoded in a genomic region of Xylanibacillus composti:
- the dnaK gene encoding molecular chaperone DnaK yields MSKVIGIDLGTTNSCVAVMEGGEAVVIPNAEGNRTTPSVVGFKKDGERIVGETAKRQAITNPDRTIISIKRHMGTSHKESIDGKDFTPQEISAIILQKLKADAEAYLGSPVTQAVITVPAYFNDSQRQATKDAGKIAGLEVLRIVNEPTAAALAYGFEKEEDQTILVFDLGGGTFDVSILELGDGFFEVKATSGDNNLGGDDFDQKVIDYLVAEFKKEQGIDLSKDKAAVQRLKDAAEKAKKELSSVLTTTISLPFITVADGVPQHLEVNLTRAKFEEITADLVERTMGPSRQALKDAGLDPSEIDKVVLVGGSTRIPAVQEAVKKLTGKEPHKGVNPDEVVALGAAVQAGVLTGDVKDVVLLDVTPLSLGIETAGGVFTKMIDRNTTIPTSKSQVFSTYADNQTSVEIHVLQGERAMAADNKTLGRFMLSEIPPAPRGVPQIEVTFDIDANGIVNVSAQDKGTGKTQKITITSSSGLNDEEIDRMMKEAEANAEEDRKRKESVEVRNEADQLVYTTEKTIKDLGDKVDQSEIDKANEAKENVKKALEGDDLEAIKSATAALSEVVQQLSVKLYEQAAKEAEAAQGGAGAAEGAGGKKDNVVDADYEVVDDKK; encoded by the coding sequence ATGAGTAAGGTCATTGGTATCGACCTGGGTACAACGAACTCTTGCGTAGCAGTAATGGAGGGCGGTGAGGCGGTTGTTATTCCGAACGCGGAAGGCAATCGCACTACCCCGTCTGTTGTAGGCTTTAAGAAAGACGGCGAGCGTATTGTCGGGGAAACGGCAAAGCGCCAAGCGATCACCAATCCGGATCGCACCATTATTTCGATCAAGCGTCATATGGGAACCAGCCACAAGGAATCGATTGACGGCAAGGATTTCACGCCGCAGGAGATCTCCGCTATCATTCTGCAGAAGCTGAAGGCTGACGCGGAGGCATATTTGGGCTCGCCGGTTACGCAGGCGGTCATTACCGTTCCGGCTTATTTCAACGACAGCCAGCGTCAGGCGACGAAGGATGCGGGCAAGATCGCCGGCCTCGAAGTGCTGCGGATCGTGAACGAGCCGACAGCTGCGGCTCTGGCATATGGTTTCGAGAAGGAAGAGGATCAGACGATTCTCGTATTTGACTTGGGCGGCGGCACATTCGACGTCTCCATTCTCGAGCTCGGCGACGGCTTCTTCGAGGTGAAGGCGACGAGCGGTGACAACAATCTGGGCGGAGACGACTTTGACCAGAAGGTTATCGATTATCTTGTAGCGGAGTTCAAGAAAGAGCAGGGCATTGATCTTAGCAAAGACAAGGCTGCTGTACAACGGCTGAAGGACGCTGCGGAAAAAGCGAAGAAAGAGCTGTCCAGCGTATTGACGACGACGATCTCGCTGCCGTTCATCACGGTTGCAGATGGCGTGCCTCAGCACTTGGAAGTAAATCTGACCCGCGCCAAGTTTGAGGAAATTACAGCCGATCTGGTTGAGCGTACGATGGGACCTAGCCGTCAGGCGCTGAAGGATGCGGGCCTTGACCCAAGCGAAATCGACAAGGTTGTGCTTGTTGGCGGCTCCACGCGTATTCCGGCCGTGCAGGAGGCTGTGAAGAAGCTGACCGGCAAAGAGCCGCATAAAGGCGTGAATCCGGACGAAGTCGTTGCCCTGGGCGCGGCTGTGCAGGCCGGGGTGCTGACAGGCGATGTCAAGGATGTCGTGCTGTTGGATGTGACTCCGTTGTCTCTTGGCATCGAAACGGCGGGAGGCGTCTTCACGAAGATGATCGATCGCAACACAACGATTCCGACAAGCAAGTCGCAGGTGTTCTCTACCTATGCGGATAACCAGACTAGTGTGGAAATCCACGTGCTGCAAGGGGAACGCGCGATGGCTGCGGACAACAAGACGCTTGGACGCTTCATGCTGAGCGAAATTCCGCCTGCTCCGCGCGGCGTACCGCAAATCGAAGTGACATTCGATATTGATGCGAACGGCATCGTGAATGTTTCGGCACAGGACAAAGGAACCGGCAAGACACAGAAGATTACGATTACCTCTTCAAGCGGCTTGAACGACGAGGAAATTGATCGGATGATGAAAGAGGCGGAAGCCAACGCCGAGGAGGATCGCAAGCGCAAGGAATCCGTTGAGGTGCGCAATGAAGCTGATCAGCTTGTCTACACGACGGAGAAGACGATTAAGGACCTTGGGGACAAGGTAGACCAGTCGGAGATAGACAAGGCGAACGAAGCGAAGGAGAACGTCAAGAAAGCGTTGGAAGGCGATGACTTAGAGGCAATCAAGTCGGCAACCGCTGCATTGTCCGAAGTCGTGCAGCAGCTTTCCGTCAAGCTATACGAGCAAGCGGCGAAAGAAGCGGAGGCCGCTCAAGGCGGGGCAGGAGCCGCAGAAGGCGCCGGAGGCAAGAAGGACAATGTCGTAGACGCAGACTATGAGGTAGTCGACGACAAGAAATAA
- the grpE gene encoding nucleotide exchange factor GrpE yields MKQQEDQVREEEIREEAVQQEHVEQADKGKQNADEAAPEATYSEQPEPENKEEQEEAAKLRAENEELSQRLLRLQADYDNFRRRTRQEKEEFAKYASSRLLEELLPVVDNFQRALTASSENSDYEALSKGVDMIYRQFEQILEQEGLQPIEAVGQPFNPELHQAIMQVESDEHDEGIVVEEVQKGYKLKDKVLRPSMVKVSM; encoded by the coding sequence GTGAAGCAACAGGAGGATCAAGTGCGGGAGGAAGAAATCCGCGAGGAAGCCGTGCAACAAGAACATGTGGAACAGGCGGACAAAGGGAAGCAGAATGCGGACGAGGCCGCTCCGGAGGCTACATACAGCGAACAGCCTGAACCAGAAAACAAAGAGGAGCAGGAGGAGGCTGCCAAGCTGCGCGCCGAGAATGAGGAGCTCTCGCAGCGCCTGCTTCGCCTGCAAGCCGATTACGATAATTTCCGCAGAAGAACGCGGCAGGAGAAAGAGGAATTTGCGAAATATGCGTCCAGCCGCCTGCTGGAGGAGCTTTTGCCTGTCGTGGACAATTTCCAGAGGGCGCTGACCGCCAGCTCGGAAAACAGCGACTACGAAGCGCTGTCCAAAGGAGTGGATATGATCTATCGCCAATTCGAGCAAATCTTGGAGCAGGAAGGCCTGCAGCCGATTGAAGCAGTCGGCCAGCCGTTTAATCCTGAACTACACCAGGCGATCATGCAGGTTGAATCCGATGAGCATGATGAGGGAATTGTCGTGGAGGAAGTCCAGAAGGGTTACAAGCTGAAGGACAAAGTGCTGCGGCCGTCCATGGTGAAAGTAAGCATGTAG